Part of the Moraxella ovis genome is shown below.
CTATTAAGTTATCTGAGTGGTAATTCATCAAAAGATAAAAGCTAGCTTGCTATAAATACTCAACACACCCCAAATTTTATGTTACAATAGCACAATTTATAAGATTTGATTAATTAAAAGAGAAAAGTAATGTTTCAACTACATCCAACATTAGCCAAAGATACGTTTTTGGTGGGGGATTTTCCATTATCTACCGTTCGTTTGATGAACGATTGCCAATTTCCTTGGCTGATTCTTGTGCCACGTGTGTCGGGCGTTAAAGAAATCTACGAGCTATCACCTGCTGATCAAGTGCAGTTTTTGCGTGAGTCAAGCTGGGTATCTAGCCAAATGGCTAAAATCTTTGGCGCGGATAAAATGAACGTAGCAGCATTGGGCAACCAAGTACCACAGCTGCATTTTCATCACATCGTCCGCTACCAAAATGACAGTCGCTGGCCGGACCCTGTATGGGGCGTGCCTGCAATTCCTTATACCAAAGAAGTCTTACAGCACATGCAGCAGACCTTGATGATGGCGCTGCGCGGACATCATGAAATGCCTTTTGACTGGAAGATGAGTGTTTAAGGTTTAAGCTGTTGATTGGTCTTAAATTATTTTAAGAGTATGTCATACATACTACTAAATATATTGCCATTAAAGCTCCGTTACCTAAACGGGGCTTTTTGCCATTCCAATCTTAACTACTTAGTACTCACGTGATTTATAAAACAATACTTTCTCATAGGTAATAAAAATCCCCAATCATTCGGTTGGGGATTTTTTATGTGGGTGATTATTCGTTGTAGGCTAAGCTAATTTGTTCTTCTTGCTTAGGCTGGCTCTTTTGAACAGGTTTTACAGTAACTTTAACCAGACCTTGAGACAGTGGCGCAAGCTGGGAGAAGCCATTTTTGGTAAGGTCGATGCGACCTGCTTTGCCGATGCGGTCATTAACCTTGCAGATGATGGATTTGCCATTTTTTTGGTTGGTTACTTCCACATAGGCGCCAAGTTTGTATTGGTTCGATGCGCAGGTCATGCCTTGGTTGCTGAACGTTTCACCGTTGGCGGTTTTGCGACCGTTGAACTTGTCTGCATAATAAGATGCAGTCGTTGATTGAGCATGAGCGGCTTGTGTGGCAAGCATGATTGCCAAAAAAGCACCAAAATAATTTCGCATAAATACCTTGTTGGTTAAAATGGACGCTCATTATACTGTATTTGCAAGCGATATGCCACAGCTTTACTTTGTCTTTACAAAATGATAACTTTTAGATGGATTGGGCTAAAATACTCACGATTTTGTGAAAGCTAAATCTGCGCCTAGCAAATTATTGGTGTATTTGTTGCAGGGTGGTAGTGAATTGTTTATAATAATTCGCGCAAAAATATGGTAATTTTAGGTGAAAATCCTAAGTCAATATAACTTAACAAGGTGGATAGACATGACAGTTTTATCAATGAAGGATGTGGATTTATCGGGTAAGCGTGTACTGATTCGTGAGGATTTGAACGTGCCAATTAAAGATGGTATGATTACCAGTGATGTACGCTTGCAGGCGGCATTGCCCACCCTAAAAGACGCACTCAACCAAGGTGCGGCGGTCATTGTCTGTTCACATCTAGGTCGTCCTACTGAGGGTGAACCTGAAGAGAAATATTCGCTAGCACCCGTGGCGGACTACCTTGCCAAGGCGTTGGGTTGTCCTGTGAACTTCTCAAAAGATTATCTAAGCTCAGGCGTCGATGCTAAGGTGGGTGAGATTACTTTGCTTGAGAATGTTCGTTTTAACGCAGGCGAAAAAAAGAACAGCGAGTCGCTATCACAGCAGTACGCTGATCTGTGTGATGTGTTCGTGATGGATGCATTTGGCACCGCGCACCGTGCCCAAGCCTCAACCGAGGGCGTGATTCGCGCAGCGGCAGCGGCAGGTAAGCCTGTGTGCGCAGGTAATCTACTATCAGAAGAGTTGTCGGCATTATCTCGTGCACTGGATAAGCCTGACGCGCCTGTGCTTGCCATTGTTGGTGGCTCAAAAGTCTCAACCAAGCTGGATGTTCTATTAAGTCTGGCTGACATCTGTGACAGCATCGTGGTGGGCGGTGGTATTGCCAATACCTTCTTGGCAGCGACAGGCGTGAACGTGGGTGCGTCTTTATATGAGGCGGATCTGATTGATACTGCCAAGACCATCATGACGAAGACGAACATTCTATTGCCGACCGACGTCGTGGTTGCTAAGAAGTCTCAGATTGATTTTGAAGATTTCTTAGGTTCTTTAGAAAAGGCGGATGCAATCACCAAGTCTGTCAATGACATCGCTGATGATGAGATGATCTTAGATGTAGCAGAAAATAGTGCCAACGTCATCGCAGATGCCATCAAGGGCGCTAAGACTATTTTATGGAATGGACCAGTGGGTGTCTTTGAGGTTGATAAATTCGGTAAAGGCACGCAAATTCTGTCATTAGCAGTAAAAGACAGTGCAGGCTTTAGTATTGCAGGCGGTGGTGACACATTGGCCGCGATTGATAAATATGGCGTGGCAGATGATCTCAGCTATCTATCAACAGGTGGCGGCGCGTTCCTAGAATTCGTCGAAGGTAAGGCATTGCCTGCCATTAAGGCTCTAGATGAGGCGAATGCTTAATCATCTAAGCGAACCTTTGTTGTTTACCAACGAATTGTTATTTTTTGTTGCGTTTGTCAGATTTGGCCTTGTAAATTTTATTTGACAAGGCTAAACTAAAGGCATTATTTTTTAGTAATGTGCTCATTAGAAGCTTAAAAGCAAGTCATGATTAAATTGACTGTTCATTTTTGAATGATGCTATAAACTATCTAAATAACCATGCACAAAAACCAATAACTAACTAAAGAGAATTCTTATGAAAAAATTACTTGTCGTTACTGCTGTTATCGGTGCATTTGCTTTGGCAGCTTGCAGTCAAAACACTCAAGACAAAGCTGCAGAGACAGCCGATGCTGCCAAAACTGATATCGCAGCGAACACCGCTGCAGTAGCTAAAGAAGCAGAAGCCGCCGCACAGAATGTAGCAGAAGCAGCTAAGTCTGGCTTACAAACTGCTGCTGATAAGACTTCTGAAGCAGCCAAAGAAGTTGGTGCTATAGCGGATGCCGTGACCAACGCTGATAGTGCAGAAGCAAAAGTTCCAGAAGATCAAAAGTACTGATCTGATGAATAAAAAAGCTCAACTTGATTGGGCTTTTTTATTGCAAGTTATAAAATTTCCAAAAATCAACTAGGCGATAATATGATAATTTGTTATAATGCATCCTGTTGAAATTTTGGTATTTTTAGTTAGATTTTAGAAGATTTATCGCATTAGGAGATAATAATGGCACTAGTATCATTGCGCCAACTACTTGATCATGCAGGCGAGCACGCTTATGGATTGCCTGCCTTTAACGTGAATAACTTAGAGCAAATGCGTGCCATCATGATGGCAGCAGACAAGACCGATTCACCAGTTATCGTACAAGCATCAGCAGGTGCTCGTAAATATGCGGGTGCGCCATTCTTGCGCCACCTTATCCTATCTGCGGTTGAAGAATGGCCACACATCCCTGTAGTAATGCACCAAGACCACGGTACCAGCCCAGCCGTTTGCCAACGTTCTATCCAGCTTGGCTTTAGCTCGGTGATGATGGATGGCTCACTGCGTGAAGATGGCAAGACGCCTGCTGACTATGACTATAACGTGAGCGTGACTCGTGAAGTGGTTAAAATGGCGCACGCGTGCGGCGTATCGGTAGAGGGTGAGATCGGCTGCCTAGGCAGTCTTGAGACTGGCATGGCTGGCGAAGAAGATGGTGTGGGCGCAGAAGGTGTTCTTGATCACAGCCAGCTATTGACTTCTGTTGAAGAAGCACGTCAGTTCGTTGCTGATACGAATGTCGATGCGTTGGCGATCGCGGTAGGTACTTCACACGGTGCTTATAAATTTACTCGTCCGCCGACAGGCGATATCCTAGCGATCGACCGTATCAAAGAGATTCATGAGGCACTGCCAAATACACACCTTGTAATGCACGGCTCAAGCTCAGTACCACAAGAGTGGCTACAGATCATCAATGAGAACGGTGGTAACATCGGTGAGACTTATGGTGTGCCAGTTGAGCAGTTGGTAGATGCCATTAAGCACGGTGTTCGTAAGATTAATATCGATACCGACCTACGTCTAGCCAGCACGGGTGCAATTCGTAAATTCCTAAACGACCATCCTGCTGAATTCGATCCTCGTAAATACCTAGCAGCATCAATGAAGGCGATGGAGGAGATTTGTGTGGCACGCTATGAAGCATTCGGTGCAGCGGGTAATGCCAGCAAGATTCGCCCAATTTCTCTTGAAAAAATGGTTGAATATTATCAATAATTTCAACTCATCAAATAAGGGCGTAATGATTTGCGCCCTTATTTTATTGATATTAGGACTATAATATGATTGGATTAATCAAAGGCGAGGTATGCTATCTAAATGCACCCTTAGTGTGTGTGATGACTCAAAGTGGTGTGGGTTATGAGATTGAATTGCCCATCCCTGTATTCTGCCAACTTAGCCTAAATGAGCCGGCCAGCATCTATACGCATCTGCATGTTCGCGAAGACGCGCAGCTACTGTATGGCTTTGGCACAAAAGAAGATCGCGATGTCTTTAGAAAGCTCATCAAGATTAACGGTGTTGGTGCGAAGATGGCACTTGCGATGTTATCGACATTATCAGCAGGTGAATTAAAGCGCGCTGTTGAGCACGAGGACGATTCGGCACTTGTGCGCATTCCAGGCATCGGCAAAAAGACCGCTCAGCGTCTGATCATCGAGCTAAAAGGCAAACTGCTAGAATTCGGCTCAGACATCAGCGAGATTAGTGGACAGGGTGAGTTCTTTGATGTAAGCCTGCAGGCGGATAATCAAATGCAGATCATCGCAGAGGTTGAAAGCGCCTTAATCGGGCTGGGCTATAAAGAAAAAGAAGCTCAAAACGCCATCAAGCAAGCTCAGCTTGGTCTGGATGATGTGAATATCTCAAGTCTGCTAAAAGCATCATTAAAACAGCTATCAGGCTTTTAATCATTGGTGTAATAATTGTTCATTAACAAAAAGACAGAATATCTTATTCTGTCTTTTTGTATTTAGTCGCTGATGGATAGCAGATCTAAGAGTGCCTGTGTGCTGGCGGAGCGCGTAAGATTCGGGTTGGTAACCAGACCTAGATGACGCTGTAGCTCAAAATCTTCAGCCATGTCAATTTTAACTAGTTCGTGATTAATCAAGGTTTCTGGCAGTACAGACCAACCAAGCCCGATAGAGACCAACATTCGAATCGATTCGAGTGGGTTTGTGGTCATTGTCGCGTAGGGGCGTAGATTGTGGCGGTTAAATTCTGATAGGGTAATCTGACTGGTAAAGGTATTCGCCGCGGGCAGAATGGCGGGGTGGTGCGCTAATTGTAGTAGCGTGACGTCGCTTTTTTGGGCGAGTGGGCTTAGTGTGCCAGTCACGAAATACAGAGGGTCTGACCATAACGTATGGTAATTCAAACGCAGGTCATAAGTAGGCGGCAGGGTCAAGAATGCCAAGCCGACTTCACCTTCAAGTACCGCTTTATGCGCTTCTTCAGAATCCATGAATTTCACTTCGAGCTGTACCGCAGGATGGGTCTGAATGAATTGCTTCAATACGGGTGCTAGGTGATGCAGCCCGATATGATGGCTGGTGCCGATGACCAGTCTGCCGCTGGCGGTTTCTTTTGAGTGTTGAAGACTGGCACGGCAAGATTCATAATCTTCAAGCCATCTTTTGGCGTAGGGCAATAGATCATGTGCAGCAGGAGTGGCGATGATGCCGCGCCCCACGGTGTCAAACAGCGTTACGCCAAATTCACTCTCAAGGTTCTTGATGCGCTTACTGACGGCAGGCTGGGTGATAAAAAGCTTCTCGGCAGCGCCAGAGATACTGCCGGTCTGCATGACGGTGACGAAGGTGGTTAGGTTTATGGTGTTCATAATAATAAGTATCAAATAAATTTGGTTTATTTTAATAAAAAAAAGTTTGGAAATAAATAAAAAAATTGATTTTTTATTAAATTTACGTAAATTTTTATCAAAGAATGCGCGATGTTGTATAAAAATTCATCGACTGTCACCAAAACCACCAAAAGCTGCCTGAATAATGATATGATGATGACATCTTACGCAATTGGATAGTGCGATGAAAAGACACCCGTATTTACAGCCATTATCTCGCGAGCATCATCTTGGACTGGTGATTAGTAATAAGGCGATGCAGGCGAACGAAGCAGATTATATGATGCATTGGCAGGCGTTGATAGATTATCTGACCATACGGATTCCAATCCACTTTGAAGTTGAGAAGACGTATATTGCTGATGTCATACTCGCCAAGCTCAATGAAGACGAAGCGAAGATGCTCGCTACAGAGATGCTAAAGCAGCACGATGAGATTGAAGCCTTGATGGGCATAAAGCAGCCCGACGTGTCTGATGTGCAGGCGCTGGCTTGGGCATTGTATGATCATATCCGCTTTGAGGAGCGTGAAGTGTTTGCGAAGGCGCAGACGGTATTAAGCGAAGCTGAATTAAAGGTGATCTATGATGCGTCTGATGATCGCGTCAAAAGATATGCCAAGAATCGTTAATTTATTGAAATTAAGCTAATAGAATGGCTCTTATATATTCTAATAAATTAATTAAAATATAAAAATTATAAATTATTTTTATAAAAAAGATGTGATATAATCACATAAAACCAAATAAATACCCAGACCATAGGAGTATGATATGGCAGGCAAAACCCTTTACGATAAACTTTGGGACGACCATTTGGTCAAACAACGTGATGACGGTTCATCACTTATTTATATTGACCGCCAACTGTTACATGAAGTAACGTCTCCCCAAGCCTTTGAAGGCTTGGAGCTTAATAACCGTAAGCCGTGGCGACTGTCGGCAAATATCGCAACGCCCGACCACAACGTTCCTACATCTAGCAAAGAGCGTGAACAAGGCATTGCAGGGATTGCTGATGACACCTCTCGCATTCAGGTTAAGACCCTTGATGACAACTGCAAATCGTTTAATGTCGTACAATTTGGCATCAATGACGTACGCCAAGGCATTGTTCATGTAGTTGGGCCTGAGCAGGGTTTGACCCTACCAGGGATGACGGTGGTGTGTGGGGATAGCCATACCGCCACGCATGGGGCGTTGGGCTGTTTGGCTCACGGTATCGGCACAAGTGAAGTGGAGCACGTCCTTGCCACGCAGTGCCTTGTGCAAAAGAAAATGAAAAATATGCTGGTGAGAGTGGACGGTAAATTAGGCAAAGGCGTAACCCCAAAAGACGTTGTGCTTGCTATCATCGGTAAAATCGGCACGGCAGGTGGAACAGGACACGCCATTGAATTTGGTGGACAGGTGTTCCGTGATATGTCCATTGAAGGGCGTATGACCGTGTGTAATATGGCGATTGAAGGCGGTGCTAGAGTCGGTCTTGTGGCGGTGGATGATAAGACGATTGACTATGTCAAAGGTCGCCCCTATGCCCCAACAGGCGATGATTGGGAGCGTGCGGTCACTTATTGGAACACTTTGCATTCTGATGATGACGCTCATTTTGATACGGTGATTGTACTAAATGGCGATGAGATTGAGCCACAGGTATCGTGGGGTACATCGCCTGAAATGGTCATTCCCATTACCCAAAACGTGCCAACCCTAGCGGACGCGAAAGATGACGTTCAGCGTAACGACTGGACTCGTGCCTATCAGTATATGGGGCTAACAGCAGGGCAACCCTTGTCAAAGATTCAGCTTGACCGTGTGTTTATCGGCTCGTGTACCAACTCACGCATTGAAGATATTCGTGCGGCGGCAGAAGTCGTTAAGGGTCGCAAGGTCGCCCCAAGTATCAAGCAAGCGATGATTGTGGCAGGTTCGGGTTTGGTTAAAGAGCAAGCCGAGCAAGAAGGACTTGATAAAATCTTTACCGAAGCAGGCTTTGAATGGCGTGAACCGGGTTGTTCTATGTGCCTTGCGATGAATGCTGATAAATTGCAATCAGGCGAGCATTGTGCCAGTACAAGTAACCGTAACTTTGAAGGTCGTCAAGGCAATGGCGGTCGCACGCACCTTGTCAGTCCTGCTATGGCAGCAGCGGCGGCAATTGCAGGGCATTTTGTGGACGTGCGGACGTTTTGAGATAAGGAATAAAAGATGAAAAAATACACCACTGAAATCGGCATTGTTGCTCCGTTAGACCGTGCCAATGTGGACACCGATTTGATTATCCCCAAGCAGTTTTTAAAATCCATTAAACGCACAGGCTTTGGCGATAATTTATTTGACGAGTTGCGTTATTTGGACGAAGGGTATTTGGGGCAGGACATTGCCAAACGCCCAAAAAACCCTGATTTTGTGCTAAACCAAGAGCGTTATCAAGGTGCGACCATTTTGCTTGTCCGTGCTAATTTTGGTTGTGGGTCTAGCCGTGAACACGCTCCTTGGGCATTGAACGAATACGGTTTTCGTACTGTGATTGCTCCAAGTTT
Proteins encoded:
- a CDS encoding HIT domain-containing protein, coding for MFQLHPTLAKDTFLVGDFPLSTVRLMNDCQFPWLILVPRVSGVKEIYELSPADQVQFLRESSWVSSQMAKIFGADKMNVAALGNQVPQLHFHHIVRYQNDSRWPDPVWGVPAIPYTKEVLQHMQQTLMMALRGHHEMPFDWKMSV
- a CDS encoding septal ring lytic transglycosylase RlpA family protein — encoded protein: MRNYFGAFLAIMLATQAAHAQSTTASYYADKFNGRKTANGETFSNQGMTCASNQYKLGAYVEVTNQKNGKSIICKVNDRIGKAGRIDLTKNGFSQLAPLSQGLVKVTVKPVQKSQPKQEEQISLAYNE
- a CDS encoding phosphoglycerate kinase — encoded protein: MTVLSMKDVDLSGKRVLIREDLNVPIKDGMITSDVRLQAALPTLKDALNQGAAVIVCSHLGRPTEGEPEEKYSLAPVADYLAKALGCPVNFSKDYLSSGVDAKVGEITLLENVRFNAGEKKNSESLSQQYADLCDVFVMDAFGTAHRAQASTEGVIRAAAAAGKPVCAGNLLSEELSALSRALDKPDAPVLAIVGGSKVSTKLDVLLSLADICDSIVVGGGIANTFLAATGVNVGASLYEADLIDTAKTIMTKTNILLPTDVVVAKKSQIDFEDFLGSLEKADAITKSVNDIADDEMILDVAENSANVIADAIKGAKTILWNGPVGVFEVDKFGKGTQILSLAVKDSAGFSIAGGGDTLAAIDKYGVADDLSYLSTGGGAFLEFVEGKALPAIKALDEANA
- the fba gene encoding class II fructose-bisphosphate aldolase (catalyzes the reversible aldol condensation of dihydroxyacetonephosphate and glyceraldehyde 3-phosphate in the Calvin cycle, glycolysis, and/or gluconeogenesis), with product MALVSLRQLLDHAGEHAYGLPAFNVNNLEQMRAIMMAADKTDSPVIVQASAGARKYAGAPFLRHLILSAVEEWPHIPVVMHQDHGTSPAVCQRSIQLGFSSVMMDGSLREDGKTPADYDYNVSVTREVVKMAHACGVSVEGEIGCLGSLETGMAGEEDGVGAEGVLDHSQLLTSVEEARQFVADTNVDALAIAVGTSHGAYKFTRPPTGDILAIDRIKEIHEALPNTHLVMHGSSSVPQEWLQIINENGGNIGETYGVPVEQLVDAIKHGVRKINIDTDLRLASTGAIRKFLNDHPAEFDPRKYLAASMKAMEEICVARYEAFGAAGNASKIRPISLEKMVEYYQ
- the ruvA gene encoding Holliday junction branch migration protein RuvA is translated as MIGLIKGEVCYLNAPLVCVMTQSGVGYEIELPIPVFCQLSLNEPASIYTHLHVREDAQLLYGFGTKEDRDVFRKLIKINGVGAKMALAMLSTLSAGELKRAVEHEDDSALVRIPGIGKKTAQRLIIELKGKLLEFGSDISEISGQGEFFDVSLQADNQMQIIAEVESALIGLGYKEKEAQNAIKQAQLGLDDVNISSLLKASLKQLSGF
- a CDS encoding LysR family transcriptional regulator: MNTINLTTFVTVMQTGSISGAAEKLFITQPAVSKRIKNLESEFGVTLFDTVGRGIIATPAAHDLLPYAKRWLEDYESCRASLQHSKETASGRLVIGTSHHIGLHHLAPVLKQFIQTHPAVQLEVKFMDSEEAHKAVLEGEVGLAFLTLPPTYDLRLNYHTLWSDPLYFVTGTLSPLAQKSDVTLLQLAHHPAILPAANTFTSQITLSEFNRHNLRPYATMTTNPLESIRMLVSIGLGWSVLPETLINHELVKIDMAEDFELQRHLGLVTNPNLTRSASTQALLDLLSISD
- a CDS encoding hemerythrin domain-containing protein, translating into MKRHPYLQPLSREHHLGLVISNKAMQANEADYMMHWQALIDYLTIRIPIHFEVEKTYIADVILAKLNEDEAKMLATEMLKQHDEIEALMGIKQPDVSDVQALAWALYDHIRFEEREVFAKAQTVLSEAELKVIYDASDDRVKRYAKNR
- the leuC gene encoding 3-isopropylmalate dehydratase large subunit — its product is MAGKTLYDKLWDDHLVKQRDDGSSLIYIDRQLLHEVTSPQAFEGLELNNRKPWRLSANIATPDHNVPTSSKEREQGIAGIADDTSRIQVKTLDDNCKSFNVVQFGINDVRQGIVHVVGPEQGLTLPGMTVVCGDSHTATHGALGCLAHGIGTSEVEHVLATQCLVQKKMKNMLVRVDGKLGKGVTPKDVVLAIIGKIGTAGGTGHAIEFGGQVFRDMSIEGRMTVCNMAIEGGARVGLVAVDDKTIDYVKGRPYAPTGDDWERAVTYWNTLHSDDDAHFDTVIVLNGDEIEPQVSWGTSPEMVIPITQNVPTLADAKDDVQRNDWTRAYQYMGLTAGQPLSKIQLDRVFIGSCTNSRIEDIRAAAEVVKGRKVAPSIKQAMIVAGSGLVKEQAEQEGLDKIFTEAGFEWREPGCSMCLAMNADKLQSGEHCASTSNRNFEGRQGNGGRTHLVSPAMAAAAAIAGHFVDVRTF
- the leuD gene encoding 3-isopropylmalate dehydratase small subunit translates to MKKYTTEIGIVAPLDRANVDTDLIIPKQFLKSIKRTGFGDNLFDELRYLDEGYLGQDIAKRPKNPDFVLNQERYQGATILLVRANFGCGSSREHAPWALNEYGFRTVIAPSFADIFYNNCFKNGMLPVILSESEIDELFKECFDNVGYQLTVDLENQKVIIPSGKEYAFEVDAFRKHCLLNGLDDIGLTLQNADDIKAFEEKAKQERPWVFKELTA